The proteins below are encoded in one region of Silene latifolia isolate original U9 population chromosome 2, ASM4854445v1, whole genome shotgun sequence:
- the LOC141629373 gene encoding uncharacterized protein LOC141629373, translated as MSVVWTTLKRSLHCKSTTSEVYDPNPVRTRKNCCKTSCKSAKKDVVHGKRRLKGNPRNCSPVSVRSSDLINPVTHNIKFTNSGIRIIRSHSVGGSPYLGSFGSPSPRLSKLGSGSRSDPILDSGFSRPVVDGGDGSSAGSGVGDCRVDFCNKCGESLVRQDGEVHLLSKHAVTEVHEGDSTRKIIEMIFLTGWSRPMNQISIQRILKVHNPETKLAYFEEYREMVKIRAHRANHSKKHPRCLADGNELLRFYGTTLACSLGKNKTSNLCNLQTCNVCCILRHGFSAFKELDQSVLGIFTTSTSETAYKSIETDGVEGMSSPQTGFQKALILCRVIAGRVHKPILDSSSELTGGRRSGFDSFAGKMGSNSSHIEELYVLKAAALLPCFVIVCQP; from the exons ATGTCAGTAGTTTGGACAACATTGAAGAGATCACTGCATTGCAAGTCAACGACATCAGAAGTCTACGACCCAAACCCCGTCCGAACCCGAAAAAACTGCTGCAAGACATCATGTAAATCGGCCAAGAAAGATGTAGTTCATGGGAAAAGAAGGTTGAAGGGAAATCCAAGGAATTGTAGTCCAGTGTCTGTAAGAAGCAGTGACTTGATTAACCCTGTTACACATAATATTAAATTTACAAATTCTGGGATTCGGATCATAAGAAGTCATAGTGTTGGTGGGTCACCTTATTTGGGATCATTTGGTTCTCCTTCTCCTAGATTATCAAAATTAGGTAGCGGTTCTCGGTCTGACCCAATTCTGGACTCGGGCTTTAGTCGGCCGGTTGTGGACGGTGGCGATGGCAGTAGTGCTGGCAGTGGAGTTGGTGATTGTAGGGTGGATTTTTGCAACAAATGTGGTGAGTCATTGGTACGACAGGATGGTGAGGTACATCTTCTGTCAAAGCATGCAG TAACGGAGGTTCATGAAGGAGACTCAACCAGGAAAATCATAGAGATGATCTTCTTGACAGGATGGTCAAGACCAATGAATCAGATAAGCATACAAAGAATCTTGAAGGTACACAACCCAGAAACTAAGTTAGCCTACTTCGAAGAGTATCGAGAAATGGTTAAAATCAGAGCACACAGAGCAAACCATTCAAAGAAACATCCTCGTTGCTTAGCAGATGGTAATGAACTCCTTAGATTCTATGGCACAACCTTAGCTTGTTCCTTAGGCAAAAACAAAACTTCTAACCTTTGTAATTTGCAAACATGTAATGTTTGTTGTATCCTGAGACACGGGTTTTCTGCCTTTAAAGAGTTAGACCAAAGTGTCTTAGGCATATTTACGACATCAACTAGTGAGACGGCGTACAAAAGCATTGAGACCGATGGTGTCGAAGGGATGTCAAGTCCTCAGACGGGTTTTCAGAAGGCTTTGATTTTGTGCAGGGTGATTGCAGGGAGGGTTCATAAGCCTATTCTAGATAGTTCATCGGAGTTAACCGGTGGTCGAAGATCAGGGTTTGATTCATTTGCTGGAAAAATGGGATCTAATAGTTCTCATATTGAGGAATTGTATGTTTTAAAGGCTGCAGCTTTACTCCCttgttttgttattgtttgtCAACCATGA
- the LOC141642636 gene encoding uncharacterized protein LOC141642636, whose product MACFIQVSLIIILFSYSCCSAHTELELLLKLKASLVAQRSLGLSDWKNSSSSPASHCSFSGVSCDENSKVISLNISQIPLFGSIPPEIGQFSKLQTLVLTSTHLTGNLPSQLANLTTLSFFNVSNNNISGNFPTNMTNKMTQLIVLDVYNNNFSGSPPTELANLKQLRVLSLGGNYFSGQIPSIYSELQSLEYLGLNGNSLSGNLPSSLSNLSNLQTLLVGYFNTFEGCIPSEWGNLTSLRLLDAANCGLTGEIPSTFGNLVDLEVLYMHLNNLSGHIPSQFGNLRKLRNLDLSSNYITGFIPATFSQLQKLERLHLMDNKMEGPIPVFFSNLPSLRVLHLWSNNFSGSLPENLGENGNLEGIDVTDNQITGLIPKNICRGGKLEELILFGNSFSGPIPKDLGTCNSLIKERA is encoded by the exons ATGGCTTGTTTTATTCAAGTATCATTGATCATTATACTGTTTTCTTACAGTTGTTGCTCTGCTCATACAGAACTTGAACTACTACTAAAGCTGAAGGCCTCCTTGGTTGCGCAACGCAGCTTAGGCCTTAGTGATTGGAAGAATTCTTCATCATCACCTGCCTCACATTGCTCATTTTCGGGTGTCTCCTGTGACGAAAACTCTAAGGTGATCTCTCTTAATATTTCGCAAATACCACTATTCGGGTCAATTCCACCAGAAATTGGACAGTTTAGTAAGCTTCAAACTTTAGTTTTAACATCCACTCATCTGACAGGCAATCTCCCATCTCAGTTAGCAAACTTGACAACCTTAAGCTTTTTCAACGTCTCGAACAACAATATAAGTGGTAATTTCCCTACAAATATGACCAATAAAATGACCCAACTTATTGTTTTGGATGTTTATAACAATAACTTCTCAGGGTCACCTCCTACAGAACTAGCAAACCTTAAGCAGCTAAGAGTTCTGAGTTTAGGAGGAAATTACTTTTCGGGTCAAATCCCATCGATATATTCGGAGCTCCAAAGCTTGGAGTACTTGGGTCTAAATGGGAATTCACTTAGTGGAAACCTTCCTTCAAGTTTATCAAATTTATCCAATCTTCAAACATTGTTAGTGGGCTATTTCAACACTTTCGAAGGATGTATCCCTTCTGAGTGGGGAAACCTGACCTCTCTTCGACTTCTCGATGCTGCAAATTGTGGGTTAACAGGTGAAATCCCTTCAACATTTGGTAATTTGGTTGATCTAGAGGTTTTATATATGCACCTTAACAATCTCAGTGGTCATATTCCATCTCAATTCGGAAATTTGAGAAAATTGAGAAATCTAGACCTGTCTTCCAATTATATCACAGGCTTTATACCTGCAACATTTTCACAGTTACAGAAGCTTGAACGTCTTCACTTGATGGacaataaaatggaaggtccgaTTCCCGTCTTTTTCAGTAATCTACCTTCTCTTAGAGTATTACACTTATGGTCAAACAATTTTAGTGGTTCACTCCCTGAAAATCTTGGTGAAAATGGAAATCTTGAGGGGATTGACGTTACTGACAATCAAATAACCGGCCTCATACCCAAAAATATATGCAGAGGAGGAAAATTAGAGGAGTTGATATTATTTGGAAATTCATTTTCTGGTCCAATTCCTAAAGATCTTGGCACTTGTAATTCCTTGATTAAG GAAAGAGCCTAG